One region of Spiroplasma endosymbiont of Asaphidion curtum genomic DNA includes:
- the infB gene encoding translation initiation factor IF-2, with protein MKKSNQRKKQTTVIKNQLKTGSNSHLDNGIFIFSEPLSIIEFSKKTNISVVQIIKYFFNKGQMLTQNHFLNEELIGELCLEFNLDFKRETVITHQNLLENLDIIDDVNELKERPPVVTIMGHVDHGKTTLLDNIRKSKITEKEFGGITQHIGAYQIKTKDNKIITFLDTPGHEAFTQMRARGAKITDIVVLVVASNDGVMPQTKEAIDHAKAANVPIIVFVNKMDLPSANVELIMKDLAALDLISEEWSGDTIFVKGSALTGAGIDELLDVILLLAEMQSLQANPSRFASGTVIEAHLDRNVGPVCTLLVQNGTLKIKDALVAGVSFGRVRDMKNDRNVIIKEATPSMPIEIHGLDFVPKAGDPFMVFGDDKLAREVALSRKTQDEINERRKTKILNLENLSDEIAAGNLKHIDIILKTDTQGSLEALKQSLSKIKIDDISIRIISSSVGTISESDITLAVASKALVYGFNVRPNSAVRKLALDEGIEIHLHNVIYKVIEELQQAAKGLLDPKFEEIVLGQAAVRQLFHYSKVGVIAGCMVIEGVISRQSKVKVLRDGIVIYDGDLSSLKHQKEDIKESRQGTECGLTIKNFNDIKENDVIESYLLKEIK; from the coding sequence GAAAAAAAGTAATCAAAGAAAAAAACAAACAACAGTTATTAAAAATCAATTAAAAACAGGAAGTAATTCACATCTTGATAATGGGATTTTTATTTTTAGTGAACCATTATCAATTATTGAATTTTCTAAAAAAACAAATATTTCTGTTGTACAAATTATTAAATATTTTTTTAATAAAGGACAAATGTTAACGCAAAATCATTTTTTGAATGAAGAATTAATTGGTGAGTTATGTTTAGAATTTAATTTAGATTTTAAAAGAGAAACTGTTATTACCCATCAAAATTTATTAGAAAATTTAGATATTATTGATGATGTTAATGAGTTAAAAGAACGGCCACCAGTTGTTACTATTATGGGACATGTTGATCATGGTAAAACAACTTTGTTAGATAATATTAGAAAATCTAAAATTACTGAGAAAGAATTTGGTGGTATAACACAGCATATTGGTGCTTATCAAATTAAAACAAAGGATAATAAAATTATTACTTTTTTGGATACACCAGGACATGAAGCATTTACGCAAATGCGTGCTCGGGGCGCTAAAATTACTGATATTGTTGTATTAGTTGTTGCTAGTAATGATGGTGTTATGCCACAAACTAAAGAAGCAATTGATCATGCTAAAGCTGCTAATGTGCCAATTATTGTGTTTGTTAATAAGATGGATTTGCCGTCTGCTAATGTGGAATTAATTATGAAAGATTTAGCAGCTTTAGATTTAATTTCTGAAGAGTGAAGTGGTGATACAATTTTTGTTAAAGGTAGTGCTTTAACTGGTGCGGGAATTGATGAATTATTAGATGTAATTTTATTATTAGCGGAAATGCAAAGTTTGCAAGCTAATCCAAGTCGTTTTGCTAGTGGAACAGTTATTGAGGCACACTTAGATCGTAATGTTGGTCCGGTTTGTACATTATTAGTTCAAAATGGAACTTTAAAAATTAAAGATGCTTTGGTAGCAGGGGTTTCTTTTGGCCGAGTTCGCGATATGAAAAATGATCGTAATGTTATTATTAAGGAAGCAACACCTTCAATGCCAATTGAAATTCATGGTTTAGATTTTGTTCCTAAGGCTGGTGATCCGTTTATGGTGTTTGGTGATGATAAGTTGGCTCGTGAAGTAGCACTATCAAGAAAAACTCAAGATGAAATTAATGAGCGGAGAAAAACTAAAATTTTAAATTTAGAAAATTTATCTGATGAAATTGCGGCTGGTAATTTGAAACATATTGATATTATTTTAAAGACTGATACTCAGGGAAGTTTAGAAGCTTTAAAACAGTCATTAAGTAAAATTAAAATTGATGATATTAGTATTAGAATTATTAGTTCTTCAGTTGGAACAATTAGTGAATCAGATATTACCTTAGCTGTTGCTTCAAAAGCGTTAGTTTATGGTTTTAATGTGCGACCTAATTCTGCTGTGCGAAAATTGGCATTAGATGAAGGCATTGAGATTCATCTTCATAATGTTATTTATAAAGTAATTGAAGAATTGCAACAAGCAGCAAAAGGTTTATTAGATCCGAAGTTTGAAGAGATTGTTTTAGGACAAGCTGCTGTGCGACAATTATTTCATTATTCTAAGGTCGGTGTCATTGCTGGTTGTATGGTTATTGAAGGTGTTATTAGTCGTCAAAGTAAAGTAAAGGTTTTAAGAGATGGTATTGTTATTTATGATGGTGATTTATCATCTTTAAAACATCAAAAAGAAGATATTAAAGAATCACGACAAGGAACAGAATGTGGGTTAACTATTAAAAATTTTAATGATATAAAAGAAAATGATGTTATTGAATCTTATTTATTGAAGGAAATTAAGTAA